One Pseudalkalibacillus hwajinpoensis genomic window carries:
- a CDS encoding response regulator transcription factor, producing the protein MKKILVIDDEWNMRNLIKIYLTREKMKIDEAGDGTVGVDMASQSSYDLVILDIMMPDIDGWEVCYKIREFQNVPILMLTARTDITDRVRGLNLGADDYLTKPFAPEELVARVNALLRRHEIGQSSSTPYFIQGGLSVDSVSREVKVNEQLVEFTRKEFELFHLLVCQPNQVYTREILLNQIGSLDDFHDLRTVDTHVKNIREKLRKSGLPFNPIKTIWGVGYKFNKAEDRS; encoded by the coding sequence ATGAAAAAAATTCTCGTTATCGATGACGAGTGGAATATGAGAAATTTAATTAAGATATACCTTACAAGGGAAAAAATGAAAATCGATGAAGCAGGAGACGGTACTGTGGGAGTCGATATGGCTTCCCAATCTTCCTATGACCTGGTCATTTTAGATATTATGATGCCAGATATTGATGGATGGGAGGTCTGTTACAAGATTCGAGAATTTCAAAATGTCCCAATCCTGATGCTGACAGCCCGAACCGATATAACTGATCGTGTTCGTGGCTTGAATTTGGGTGCAGATGACTATTTAACTAAACCGTTTGCTCCTGAGGAATTGGTGGCACGTGTAAATGCACTATTAAGACGCCATGAAATTGGTCAATCATCTTCTACTCCGTATTTTATACAAGGAGGGTTATCCGTTGATAGTGTTAGTAGAGAGGTTAAGGTTAACGAGCAATTAGTTGAGTTCACTCGGAAAGAGTTTGAATTGTTTCATCTTTTAGTTTGTCAACCAAACCAAGTGTATACAAGAGAGATATTGTTGAATCAAATTGGATCATTAGATGATTTTCATGATTTACGCACGGTCGATACACATGTGAAAAATATACGCGAGAAACTTCGGAAATCAGGTCTGCCATTTAATCCAATTAAAACAATCTGGGGAGTAGGATATAAATTTAATAAAGCAGAGGACCGTTCATGA
- a CDS encoding SHOCT domain-containing protein, which produces MMNGNGMGGGFMGFGFFGILILVLIILMVVWMKKPGNNGNHNKSVETLNERLAKGEISEEEYDRLRKRLNQ; this is translated from the coding sequence ATGATGAACGGAAATGGAATGGGTGGAGGATTTATGGGATTTGGATTTTTTGGAATTCTAATTCTAGTGTTGATTATTTTGATGGTCGTCTGGATGAAGAAACCAGGTAATAATGGTAACCATAACAAATCTGTGGAGACTCTTAATGAACGTTTAGCAAAAGGTGAGATTTCAGAGGAAGAGTATGATCGTTTAAGAAAGAGATTAAATCAATAA
- a CDS encoding sulfite exporter TauE/SafE family protein — translation MYDVFNSISQLVSGPLTNIAYQTNSIPLLSAFVLGVLGATAPCQFTGNIGAITFYGNRSFQKGILWGEVFFFILGKVVVFSSLGLIVWTLGQEYQHTLVKILPWARKFFGPMVVLIGLYLLGAFKMKWSLKLGKVPEKFLKKGRWGAFLMGGSFSLGFCPTMFSLFFLLLMPLVLSSSYGVILPATFAIGTSLPFLFAMFLIWYFGLSGALLKKGRKLGATLQQIAGVALIIIGILDGVTYWL, via the coding sequence ATGTATGACGTTTTTAATTCTATCAGTCAGCTTGTAAGTGGTCCTCTTACAAATATAGCTTACCAAACAAATTCAATTCCGCTCTTATCTGCTTTTGTGTTAGGTGTTCTTGGCGCTACAGCTCCATGTCAGTTTACAGGTAATATAGGCGCAATAACATTTTATGGTAATCGATCTTTTCAGAAAGGCATTTTATGGGGAGAAGTATTCTTTTTTATTTTGGGTAAGGTAGTAGTATTTTCAAGTCTGGGACTCATTGTCTGGACTCTCGGTCAAGAATATCAACATACCCTTGTCAAAATATTACCGTGGGCGAGAAAATTTTTTGGGCCGATGGTTGTGTTGATTGGTCTTTACCTTTTAGGTGCTTTTAAGATGAAATGGAGCTTAAAGCTCGGAAAGGTCCCTGAAAAGTTTTTAAAGAAAGGTAGATGGGGAGCGTTTCTTATGGGCGGAAGTTTTTCACTTGGATTTTGTCCAACAATGTTCTCCTTATTCTTTCTTTTGCTAATGCCACTTGTTTTATCAAGTTCATATGGAGTCATATTACCAGCTACTTTTGCTATAGGAACTTCGTTGCCGTTTCTTTTTGCAATGTTTTTAATTTGGTATTTTGGGTTAAGTGGAGCTCTGTTAAAGAAGGGTAGGAAACTTGGAGCTACCCTACAACAAATAGCAGGAGTAGCTCTCATCATAATTGGAATATTGGATGGTGTCACTTACTGGTTATAA
- a CDS encoding dihydrolipoyl dehydrogenase family protein translates to METYDLIVIGSGSGGSITAAKCNKAGWKVAMVDDRPFGGTCALRGCDPKKVLVGAAELLDWNKRMQENGVQSEPSIVWKDLMKFKKKFTDHVPDKKEDALTKNRIDTYHEKASFISENEVQVGEHTIKGNRILMASGAKPTPLNIKGEDYLTYSDEFLELEELPEKIIFVGGGYISFEFAHIAARAGSEVHIIHRGEKPLENFDANLVDLLMKKSIDIGIKVHLESSVASIRKEKDGYIVTSKKGEDPYELKGNLVVHGAGRIPSLDMDLENGNVEYDKRGVKVNHYLQSVSNPHVYAAGDVAATDGLPLTPVASLESHIVASNLLKGNHKEIDYPVMPSVVFTVPKIASVGLSEEKAKEMNPDIKVVQKEISNWFTYKRTNESHAAIKLLIDEEKDLIMGAHLISNEADDLINHIATAIQFKLPTKKLKQMIYAYPTTASDIGHML, encoded by the coding sequence ATGGAAACATACGATCTCATTGTAATTGGATCCGGTTCCGGAGGATCCATAACAGCAGCAAAGTGTAATAAAGCCGGTTGGAAAGTAGCGATGGTGGATGACCGCCCATTTGGGGGGACTTGTGCTTTGAGAGGCTGTGATCCTAAAAAAGTATTAGTTGGTGCGGCAGAATTATTGGATTGGAATAAAAGGATGCAAGAAAACGGAGTGCAATCAGAGCCCTCTATTGTTTGGAAAGATCTAATGAAGTTTAAAAAGAAATTTACGGATCATGTACCAGATAAAAAAGAAGACGCTTTAACTAAGAATAGAATTGATACCTATCATGAAAAAGCTTCATTTATTAGTGAGAACGAAGTCCAAGTGGGCGAGCACACGATAAAAGGGAATCGGATTTTAATGGCTTCAGGGGCAAAACCAACTCCTCTAAACATTAAAGGAGAGGACTATCTTACGTATAGTGACGAATTCTTAGAATTAGAAGAACTGCCAGAGAAAATTATCTTTGTAGGAGGCGGGTATATTTCATTTGAATTTGCTCATATTGCGGCAAGAGCTGGTTCTGAAGTTCATATCATCCACCGGGGAGAAAAGCCACTAGAGAATTTTGATGCGAATCTTGTTGACTTACTGATGAAAAAATCTATAGATATAGGCATAAAGGTTCATTTAGAAAGTTCTGTTGCATCTATTCGTAAAGAAAAGGATGGCTATATCGTTACATCAAAAAAAGGGGAAGACCCATATGAACTAAAAGGAAATCTAGTTGTTCACGGAGCTGGTCGAATCCCTTCATTAGATATGGATCTTGAAAATGGAAATGTTGAATACGATAAGCGTGGAGTTAAAGTAAATCATTATTTACAAAGTGTAAGTAATCCACATGTGTACGCAGCAGGTGATGTCGCTGCGACAGATGGATTACCGCTTACCCCAGTAGCAAGTTTGGAGTCTCATATTGTTGCCTCAAATTTACTAAAGGGAAATCATAAAGAAATTGATTATCCTGTTATGCCTTCCGTTGTGTTTACTGTTCCTAAAATTGCCTCTGTGGGTCTTAGTGAAGAAAAAGCAAAGGAGATGAATCCTGATATTAAGGTTGTTCAAAAGGAGATATCGAATTGGTTTACATATAAACGAACCAATGAATCTCATGCAGCCATTAAACTGTTAATTGACGAAGAAAAGGATTTAATCATGGGTGCTCATCTTATTAGCAATGAAGCAGATGATCTTATTAATCACATTGCGACAGCTATTCAATTCAAGTTGCCAACAAAAAAATTAAAGCAAATGATTTATGCTTATCCAACGACTGCTTCAGATATAGGTCATATGTTGTAA
- a CDS encoding sensor histidine kinase, giving the protein MKWDKIVLKLGGIIMILFLVVLLPLGFVVNQIFSGFYFNEIQEETEVLSQRYARTIKSIENPMTHSMFESLADLTNKEVIILNKEKKEVTNSGVSGFAISEGEFNELLSGNPITKQIEEIPNKHKFYVSGHPISTSGDFIGAVFVLTSVDGIYDSISKVRNFLILSGFGALFLALGFTFMISRKMSAPLLKMEKATRQLTRGNLDVRLEVSSRDEIGSLSQAINDLAQELNRYRTNRREFFADISHELRTPISYLQGYAQVLREGYYQNNDEKQQYLKIIQDESNRLTQLINDVFELSKMEEARIDLNFDYVNISEIAEQALSKVQREAQIKGLNTSLRVTNHLPLIKADSVRMEQIFINLLSNAIRYSNEGLIKVEIVFNHKYLKVDIADNGIGIPKEELPYIFERFHRVEKSRSRDFGGTGLGLAIVKQLVELQNGSITVDSQIGNGTRFTLSFPIEEENYEKI; this is encoded by the coding sequence ATGAAGTGGGATAAAATCGTTTTAAAGCTTGGTGGCATCATTATGATCTTATTTTTAGTCGTATTGTTACCATTAGGTTTTGTAGTTAACCAAATATTTTCTGGATTTTATTTTAATGAAATTCAAGAGGAAACTGAAGTTTTATCCCAACGTTACGCCAGAACAATTAAATCAATAGAAAACCCGATGACGCATTCGATGTTTGAGTCTCTTGCAGATTTAACGAATAAAGAAGTCATCATTCTAAATAAGGAAAAGAAAGAGGTAACGAATTCGGGTGTAAGTGGATTTGCTATTTCTGAGGGAGAATTTAACGAATTATTATCCGGTAATCCGATTACAAAGCAAATTGAAGAAATTCCTAATAAACATAAATTTTATGTTTCAGGTCACCCAATTAGCACATCTGGTGATTTTATAGGTGCTGTCTTTGTCCTTACGTCAGTAGATGGTATTTATGATTCTATCTCGAAGGTCAGGAACTTTCTCATTTTATCTGGATTTGGGGCACTATTCCTTGCTCTTGGATTTACATTTATGATTTCAAGAAAAATGTCTGCTCCTCTTTTAAAGATGGAGAAAGCAACAAGGCAATTAACCAGAGGAAATCTAGATGTACGTTTGGAGGTATCTTCAAGGGATGAAATTGGATCGTTATCTCAAGCGATCAATGATCTAGCTCAGGAATTAAATCGTTATCGAACAAATAGAAGAGAGTTCTTCGCTGATATCTCTCACGAATTGCGAACTCCAATTTCATATCTACAGGGATATGCACAGGTATTACGAGAGGGTTACTACCAGAATAATGATGAAAAACAACAGTATCTAAAAATTATTCAAGATGAATCGAATCGACTAACTCAATTGATTAATGACGTATTTGAACTATCTAAAATGGAAGAAGCTCGTATTGATCTCAATTTTGACTATGTAAATATAAGTGAAATAGCTGAGCAAGCACTTTCAAAGGTACAAAGAGAAGCTCAGATTAAAGGATTAAATACTTCCCTTAGGGTAACCAATCATTTACCTCTGATAAAGGCTGATTCAGTAAGAATGGAACAAATATTTATTAATTTACTAAGCAATGCGATACGTTATTCAAATGAAGGGTTGATCAAGGTGGAAATAGTATTTAACCATAAATACCTAAAAGTAGATATTGCAGATAACGGGATCGGTATTCCTAAGGAAGAACTTCCATACATCTTTGAGAGATTTCATCGTGTTGAAAAATCACGCTCAAGGGATTTTGGAGGAACGGGATTAGGATTAGCTATAGTGAAGCAATTAGTTGAGCTTCAAAACGGTTCCATTACTGTTGACAGTCAAATTGGGAATGGAACACGTTTTACATTGTCTTTTCCTATAGAGGAGGAGAACTATGAGAAAATTTGA
- a CDS encoding F510_1955 family glycosylhydrolase yields the protein MQRDKFRRVAKVYKWLSIFFLATFLITGALTLFNRQSFENTVEFQHIHGLGYTNNGEELYVPAHDGLRIFSHDEWGIPEGEKHDYMGFSITDEGFYSSGHPSPSSNMKNPFGIVKSDNMGRNLERLDLYGEIDFHSMTAGYYSHVIYVQNPEPNSRMEETGLYYTLDDTKTWEKSQMNGVSGQPAAMAVHPTLENIIVISTNEGVFLSEDYGNTFEILMDIAATSLALTEGGDLFVGTITEEASLIKVNINSGEESALPIPGLSEGDAISYVAINPQDSNEIVFTTFQKDLFLTRENGKHWEQIVTKGVATSN from the coding sequence ATGCAGAGAGACAAATTTCGAAGGGTAGCAAAAGTATACAAGTGGTTAAGTATTTTCTTTTTAGCAACATTTCTGATTACGGGGGCATTAACGCTATTCAACCGTCAATCTTTTGAAAACACGGTAGAATTTCAACATATTCATGGATTGGGGTACACAAATAATGGAGAAGAACTATATGTACCTGCCCACGATGGACTAAGGATCTTTTCCCATGACGAATGGGGAATCCCTGAGGGAGAAAAACATGACTATATGGGATTTTCAATAACTGATGAGGGCTTTTACAGCAGCGGTCATCCCTCGCCTTCATCCAATATGAAGAACCCCTTTGGAATTGTAAAGAGCGATAATATGGGGAGAAATCTTGAAAGGCTAGATTTATATGGTGAAATTGACTTCCATAGCATGACGGCTGGATATTATTCGCATGTTATTTATGTTCAGAACCCTGAACCAAACTCACGAATGGAAGAGACAGGTCTATATTACACATTAGATGATACTAAAACTTGGGAGAAAAGTCAGATGAATGGAGTAAGTGGTCAACCAGCAGCTATGGCTGTACATCCAACTCTGGAGAACATTATAGTTATTAGTACAAATGAAGGGGTGTTTTTATCGGAAGACTATGGAAATACTTTTGAAATATTAATGGATATTGCAGCTACTTCTTTAGCTCTTACTGAAGGAGGTGACTTATTCGTAGGGACTATTACGGAGGAAGCTTCTTTAATTAAGGTAAATATTAATTCAGGAGAAGAATCGGCCCTCCCTATACCTGGACTAAGTGAAGGGGATGCGATTTCATATGTTGCAATAAACCCGCAAGATTCAAATGAAATTGTATTTACTACTTTCCAGAAAGATCTTTTTCTTACTAGGGAAAATGGTAAGCATTGGGAACAAATAGTGACAAAGGGAGTGGCCACTTCTAACTAA
- a CDS encoding class I SAM-dependent methyltransferase yields the protein MKNWGPMLYDCAMAPLENVRFRKIRETLINRAKGRVLEVGSGTGVNFPLYHKVTRVDAIEPNPSMKKRAIKRLNQSKVPIHMTNGNAEILPYENNTFDTAVATLVFCTIPNPQKAIDEIQRVCRPNSSILLFEHVKMNQSLLGKTQDILTPVWKRVCDGCHLNRNTLELLKASNIEVVRVESYYKGLFLVIEGVNRKDTDSNRKNGHEQL from the coding sequence ATGAAGAATTGGGGTCCAATGCTATACGATTGTGCTATGGCTCCTTTAGAGAATGTTAGGTTTAGGAAAATTAGAGAAACTCTAATCAATAGGGCAAAAGGAAGAGTGTTAGAAGTTGGGTCTGGAACTGGAGTGAATTTCCCACTTTATCATAAAGTAACAAGAGTAGATGCAATTGAACCGAATCCCTCGATGAAGAAACGAGCTATAAAAAGGTTGAATCAATCAAAAGTTCCTATACACATGACAAATGGCAATGCTGAGATATTACCTTATGAAAATAACACGTTTGATACTGCTGTAGCGACACTTGTTTTCTGCACCATTCCGAACCCTCAAAAAGCGATTGATGAAATTCAACGTGTTTGTAGACCTAATTCTTCCATACTGCTATTTGAACATGTCAAAATGAATCAATCATTGTTGGGGAAAACACAAGATATTTTGACCCCAGTATGGAAGCGAGTTTGTGATGGATGTCATCTAAATCGCAATACGTTGGAATTACTGAAAGCATCCAATATAGAAGTTGTGAGAGTAGAATCTTACTATAAGGGCCTTTTTTTGGTCATAGAAGGTGTGAATAGAAAAGATACTGATAGCAATCGTAAGAATGGTCATGAACAATTATGA
- the lgt gene encoding prolipoprotein diacylglyceryl transferase yields MNSIQPLNRIAIELGPLTVYWYGLIIASGAILGLAFVLKDARRTGIDKDLFIDLILYAVPISILSARIYYVLFSWDYYKENLGDIIAIWEGGIAIHGALIGAVLTAVVFARKRKVSFWKIADVAAPGILIGQAIGRWGNFMNQEAHGGEVSRTFLEGLGLPTWIVNQMLIDGTYYHPTFLYESIWNIVGMIVLLLIRNRVGLRRGELFLSYVIWYSFGRFFIEGMRTDSLMLTSSIRMAQAISIVLIIGSFFFIYYRRKYVKPLPVYGD; encoded by the coding sequence GTGAATTCTATCCAACCCTTAAATCGAATTGCAATTGAACTAGGTCCCTTAACTGTTTATTGGTATGGATTGATTATTGCAAGTGGTGCGATCTTAGGTCTAGCATTCGTTTTAAAAGATGCAAGACGTACAGGTATTGATAAAGATTTATTTATCGATCTGATTTTGTATGCTGTGCCGATCTCTATATTATCTGCAAGAATCTATTACGTCCTATTCAGCTGGGACTATTATAAAGAAAACCTGGGGGATATTATTGCGATTTGGGAAGGCGGCATTGCAATCCACGGTGCATTAATTGGTGCAGTCTTAACGGCAGTAGTGTTCGCAAGAAAGAGAAAGGTTTCTTTCTGGAAGATAGCAGATGTAGCAGCACCTGGAATATTAATTGGTCAAGCCATTGGGCGATGGGGAAACTTCATGAATCAAGAAGCACATGGAGGGGAAGTTTCAAGAACCTTCCTTGAAGGACTGGGATTACCAACTTGGATTGTGAACCAAATGTTAATCGACGGAACGTATTATCATCCTACTTTTTTATATGAATCCATTTGGAATATTGTGGGAATGATCGTTTTATTACTGATTCGGAATAGGGTGGGCTTGAGACGAGGAGAGCTTTTTCTTAGTTATGTCATTTGGTATTCATTCGGTAGATTTTTTATTGAAGGAATGCGAACAGATAGCTTAATGTTGACTTCTTCAATTAGAATGGCACAAGCCATATCGATAGTCCTTATAATAGGCAGTTTCTTTTTCATTTACTATCGTAGGAAATATGTCAAACCATTACCAGTGTACGGAGATTGA
- a CDS encoding copper resistance protein CopC translates to MSHRIKLIKVVPLFVIALFLLIVDSSIVDAHSSLEKTSPKNGEVLEVSPSVIEITFQDPVILHSESVKIIDGTGSEVQIKETKLSSQDAGNINVSLESKLEPGKYIVRINVLALDGYSIKEEFNFLIQKRASVEEDMEFKLIRSSIRDGEIIKGSPDQLELWFNHPAEVSAFGLFNDQQEVIKTKIPMANSEDPSHIIIPFSEELDQGTYQVTWYASPSEVDKQIFSNNKQGVFYFAVDEFSSLSQGTGLVDRGLIWSILDFTFELKQIAYWFIFIGLSLLFGFNWFHTMVTKNQFWHYQSLTLNIFLFIVSALGITLMVIYQRTELPELSLVEFIQLKFTWIPIVQFLLLSLGFLIKKIRLLLFGLTLLMLPFVIGHASYPRYGGYVTMAISYLHVLSVAIWMGGLLALLLKPKSIKNIEWIKTAGVPFTKWALLSVGVIIFSGIAMTFQFLPSFSLGSLFVSEWGRALVIKTILFIILVVIGYVQRKTILNLNSKFDHSFFVKIRAELFFGIIVFLFAATLVATNPGVAEQGVYLEKNVKEDLALDVKVTPFHVGQNTITLQFEEDLTIRNVSVVLSMPPNWKVERKAFEVDDRTYKLTGNLLHAPGTLKMNVSVELTNGKEIQIPYRIVVPGETRFNES, encoded by the coding sequence GTGAGTCACAGGATAAAACTTATTAAAGTAGTACCTTTGTTTGTAATAGCATTATTCTTACTTATTGTTGATTCATCCATAGTGGATGCACACTCTTCGTTAGAAAAAACGTCTCCCAAAAATGGAGAGGTATTGGAAGTATCACCTTCAGTAATAGAGATTACGTTTCAAGATCCTGTTATTTTACATTCAGAATCGGTTAAGATCATTGATGGAACCGGATCCGAGGTTCAAATAAAAGAAACTAAACTTAGCTCACAAGATGCTGGAAATATCAATGTTTCTTTAGAAAGTAAACTAGAGCCTGGAAAATATATTGTCAGGATAAACGTCTTAGCATTAGATGGATATTCGATTAAAGAAGAATTCAATTTTTTAATCCAGAAAAGGGCTTCAGTAGAAGAAGACATGGAATTCAAACTAATAAGATCAAGTATTAGAGATGGGGAAATCATTAAAGGGTCCCCAGACCAATTGGAATTATGGTTTAATCATCCTGCAGAAGTGTCCGCATTCGGACTTTTTAATGACCAACAAGAAGTAATTAAAACGAAAATTCCAATGGCTAATTCCGAAGATCCTTCCCATATCATTATTCCATTTTCAGAAGAACTTGATCAAGGAACATACCAGGTAACCTGGTATGCCTCTCCGTCTGAAGTAGACAAGCAGATATTCTCTAACAATAAACAGGGCGTTTTTTATTTTGCAGTCGATGAGTTTTCTTCCTTAAGTCAAGGCACAGGATTAGTAGATAGAGGCCTCATATGGTCAATCCTTGATTTTACTTTTGAATTAAAACAAATAGCATATTGGTTCATTTTTATTGGTTTATCACTGTTATTCGGCTTTAACTGGTTTCATACTATGGTGACTAAAAATCAGTTTTGGCATTATCAGTCCTTAACGTTAAATATCTTCCTTTTTATAGTTAGTGCTTTAGGTATCACATTAATGGTAATTTATCAAAGGACAGAGTTACCTGAGTTATCCTTAGTCGAATTCATTCAACTAAAGTTCACTTGGATTCCTATTGTTCAATTTCTTTTACTTTCTCTTGGTTTTTTAATCAAAAAGATAAGACTATTATTATTTGGACTAACATTATTAATGTTGCCATTTGTCATCGGACATGCCTCTTATCCAAGATATGGTGGTTATGTAACAATGGCTATTTCCTATCTTCATGTGCTATCCGTTGCAATTTGGATGGGAGGTCTTTTGGCATTATTGTTAAAACCTAAAAGCATTAAAAATATAGAATGGATAAAAACTGCTGGAGTGCCCTTTACAAAATGGGCTTTATTAAGTGTCGGAGTGATCATCTTTTCAGGAATCGCGATGACTTTTCAATTTCTTCCTTCTTTTTCTTTAGGGAGTCTATTCGTAAGTGAGTGGGGGAGAGCTCTTGTTATAAAAACAATATTATTTATTATCCTAGTAGTGATAGGATATGTTCAGCGAAAAACGATCCTGAATCTAAATTCAAAATTTGATCATTCTTTCTTTGTAAAAATAAGAGCTGAGTTGTTTTTTGGCATTATTGTTTTCCTTTTTGCAGCAACGTTAGTTGCAACAAATCCTGGTGTCGCTGAGCAAGGGGTCTATCTTGAGAAGAATGTTAAAGAAGACTTAGCTCTCGATGTAAAAGTTACTCCGTTTCATGTTGGACAAAATACAATTACCTTACAGTTCGAAGAGGATTTAACTATTCGCAACGTTTCTGTTGTTCTTAGTATGCCTCCTAACTGGAAAGTAGAAAGAAAAGCGTTTGAAGTTGATGACAGAACTTATAAGCTAACAGGTAATTTACTACACGCACCAGGGACGTTAAAGATGAACGTTTCGGTTGAGTTGACAAACGGAAAGGAAATTCAAATTCCTTATAGAATTGTAGTTCCGGGTGAAACACGCTTTAATGAGTCATGA
- the merA gene encoding mercury(II) reductase: protein MNKTEIKIEGMTCDHCERHVFKTLDSLGAEDINVSFRKGIALFHRPDSLNHEKIKEALDKTPYKAVDVLDVNTTASKLVSSSVKEYDFVVIGSGGAAFSAAIQASENGSRVAMVEKGTIGGTCVNIGCVPSKMLIRAGELNSHAHHNPFKGLALQSTKPDISQLKEQKDELVQKLRKEKYEELIEDYGFDLIKGEARFKNAHTIVVNNQELTSRHFLIATGASPAVPDIPGLKESDYLTSTSALNLTEVPKHLVVIGSGYIALELGQMLHDLGSEVTLMQRSDRLLKDYDPEISQAIEKSLTEKGIRLIKNVEYNKVVQNGSEKEVHIRVNGKDQVVSADQLLVAVGRAPNTTAIQLQEAGVKVGKAGEVLVNDFLETSVPHIYAAGDVTLSPQFVYVAAYQGNLVAKNVTGAQKRKQDLTTVPAVTFTSPSVASVGLTEQQAREQGYNVKNSVLPLEAVPRALVNHETTGVFKLVMNEDNQQIIGAHVVAENAGDVIYAATLAVKFKLTAEDLQETMAPYLTMAEGLKLASLTFDKDVSKLSCCAG, encoded by the coding sequence ATGAATAAAACAGAGATAAAAATCGAAGGCATGACTTGTGATCACTGTGAACGTCATGTATTTAAAACACTAGATAGTCTTGGTGCTGAAGATATCAATGTCAGTTTTCGCAAAGGTATTGCTTTATTTCATCGCCCAGATTCTTTAAATCATGAAAAGATTAAGGAAGCTCTTGATAAAACGCCTTACAAAGCTGTTGATGTTCTTGATGTCAATACTACAGCAAGCAAATTAGTATCTTCTTCAGTAAAGGAGTACGACTTTGTTGTCATCGGATCTGGTGGCGCGGCTTTTTCTGCTGCGATTCAAGCGTCAGAAAATGGTTCAAGAGTGGCGATGGTCGAGAAAGGAACGATTGGAGGAACGTGTGTAAACATTGGTTGTGTTCCATCTAAGATGTTGATAAGAGCTGGTGAACTGAACAGCCATGCTCATCATAACCCTTTTAAAGGTTTAGCTCTTCAATCAACGAAGCCAGACATATCGCAACTTAAAGAACAAAAGGACGAACTTGTTCAGAAGTTACGTAAAGAGAAATACGAAGAACTTATTGAGGATTACGGATTTGATCTGATAAAAGGCGAAGCACGGTTTAAAAATGCACACACGATCGTTGTGAATAATCAAGAGCTAACCTCAAGGCATTTTCTGATTGCCACAGGAGCGTCACCTGCTGTACCTGATATACCAGGACTGAAAGAAAGTGACTATTTAACAAGCACCTCTGCTTTAAATTTGACAGAAGTTCCAAAGCATCTCGTCGTAATCGGTTCAGGGTATATTGCGCTTGAATTAGGTCAAATGCTTCATGATTTAGGATCAGAAGTGACATTAATGCAACGGAGTGACCGTCTCCTTAAAGATTATGATCCTGAAATCTCTCAAGCCATTGAAAAATCGCTCACGGAAAAAGGCATTCGCTTGATAAAAAATGTCGAGTACAACAAGGTTGTCCAAAATGGCAGTGAAAAGGAAGTTCATATTCGAGTGAACGGAAAAGATCAAGTTGTGTCTGCGGATCAACTATTAGTTGCGGTTGGTCGTGCTCCGAATACAACTGCAATTCAGCTCCAAGAAGCCGGTGTGAAGGTTGGTAAAGCTGGAGAAGTATTAGTCAATGACTTTTTAGAAACAAGTGTCCCTCACATATACGCAGCAGGAGACGTTACCTTAAGTCCTCAATTTGTATATGTTGCTGCCTATCAAGGAAATTTGGTAGCGAAGAATGTGACAGGGGCTCAAAAACGGAAACAAGACTTGACTACCGTTCCAGCAGTGACATTTACGTCTCCTTCTGTAGCATCTGTAGGTCTAACAGAACAACAAGCTAGAGAACAAGGATACAATGTGAAGAATTCTGTATTGCCATTAGAAGCTGTACCAAGAGCATTGGTCAATCATGAAACCACCGGTGTATTCAAACTCGTGATGAATGAGGACAATCAGCAAATTATCGGGGCACACGTTGTAGCAGAAAATGCAGGTGATGTCATTTATGCAGCTACCTTAGCCGTGAAATTCAAACTCACAGCTGAAGACCTTCAGGAAACAATGGCACCATACCTTACAATGGCTGAGGGATTAAAATTAGCTAGTTTAACCTTTGATAAAGACGTTTCCAAACTGTCTTGTTGTGCAGGCTAA
- a CDS encoding SHOCT domain-containing protein, with translation MMMGWGVISMLLWIVILGFIIYGITVLVRKPFDKKEDHSLQILKDRLAKGEIDEKEYNDKRAILKSRD, from the coding sequence ATGATGATGGGTTGGGGTGTAATTAGCATGCTTTTATGGATAGTTATTCTAGGTTTTATCATATATGGAATCACAGTACTAGTTAGAAAGCCTTTTGATAAAAAGGAAGATCATTCTCTCCAAATATTAAAGGATCGTTTAGCTAAAGGTGAAATAGATGAAAAAGAATACAATGATAAAAGGGCCATTTTAAAGAGTAGAGATTAA